The Rhinopithecus roxellana isolate Shanxi Qingling chromosome 13, ASM756505v1, whole genome shotgun sequence genome contains a region encoding:
- the LOC104680519 gene encoding 60S ribosomal protein L34, with the protein MVQRLTYRRRLSYNTASNKTRLSRTPGNRIVYLYTKKVGKAPKSACGVCPGRLRGVRAVRPKVLMRLSKTKKHVSRAYGGSMCAKCVRDRIKHAFLIEEQKIVVKVLKAQAQSQKAK; encoded by the coding sequence ATGGTCCAGCGTTTGACATACCGACGTAGGCTTTCCTACAATACAGCCTCTAACAAAACTAGGCTGTCCCGAACCCCTGGTAATAGAATTGTTTACCTTTATACCAAGAAGGTTGGGAAAGCACCAAAATCTGCATGTGGTGTGTGCCCAGGCAGACTTCGAGGGGTTCGTGCTGTAAGACCTAAAGTTCTTATGAGATTgtccaaaacaaagaaacatgtcAGCAGGGCCTATGGTGGTTCCATGTGTGCTAAATGTGTTCGTGACAGGATCAAGCATGCTTTCCTTATCGAGGAGCAGAAAATCGTTGTGAAAGTGTTGAAGGCACAAGCACAGAGTCAGAAAgctaaataa